The DNA window GAGTTAGCTAACTTATAAGCTTGGCTAAATGGAACATGCCATTTTTTCGGTAATTCCCGTTTCACGTCCAAGCCATCATCTAAATCTCTGAAAGCTTGAAGCGTGTCACCGCACTTAATATCCAAGATTGGAAAATTGTAATTTATTCCCTTTAATTCCGCTTTCAACAACGGGAAATCAAACTCCATTCCATTGTGCGCTATCAAACAAATCGGTCTAGCTTGTCGAGTCAAAAACAGCTTGAGCAGAGTAGCATCCAACTCACCGAATTGTCTTTTACAAGAACCATTAAGGTTAGTATTGTCTAATCCTGAGAGTTCATAAGCAACTGAATGAACAGGTTTTCCAGGATTCAGACAAATACTCAAGCTATCTGTAACTCGCGGTAATTTTGGAGTCAGTCTGATACCGACCGTGGTTCTGATTCGTGAGACGTCTAACAATTCCTTGCGATGTACCGCAGTGAGGCAAATTTCGGTCATTTTTGGTTTGTCCATGGCGAGAACAGCTGTTGATTCTATATCCAAGAAAACAAACGTCTGAATTGGATTTCTCTCAAGAGGTTTTTCCATAATTTGACACaaagacaaaatattaaagattGACTAAATTGTTGAGCTTTGCAAGCTAATGTTTCCCTGTCTTGGGGCAGCACAATGATATACACTTGCAGTCCATTTCCTTCATATAATCATACATTACGTCGCCTCAAAATAGTCGAAGGGAAATTCTGCACTGAGTGGCTGTCGCTCTTTCATCGTGCTGTGCATAAGATATcattaatgacgtcatcaaaacaGTTTGTCATTCGGACTGGTTTTTGGCAAGTAGCGACAAGTCTTTTGTACGGAGCTTCACAATAGACATGAAATATCGATAGCATCTAGGCCATAAATAGGCCTAGTGCAGGTTTATATCGGGTAAACATCCATTTCATCTCATTGTTAGTTTTATACATATATGGAAACGGATTTagctttaataataattaaagggATATTACGTTTTTCTATAGTTGATCGCTCGATTAAATTGCGGgaacaattttctgcatatCCGCAGGTCAAAACCAGGTTCTATATTATAGGCGAATACtaattttttccttcaaatttggtgatatcTATCTAATGAATGCACCTAATTGTCAGTAGCATATTTAATTACTGATTCCGTCATGGTAATTGAGTTGAAAATGTCCGTTTTGCATTGAGGATATATTCTTGCAATTATGTAGCACGTTGATGGAGTTTAAGAAGGTGTAGTATGTTTCTAATATctaagtgtaaatttctaaatcATGAGATCTCGAAattaagaatgtttagatgcatcTTACAAGGTCTTgtaagtgccatttccggtaaATTGGGTCGCATTTTTTGGCAATAATTTCTTTCTACGCTACTCTAGGCCCAAatttatggtggcgctccgcttagtgtcATGATGGTCCATTTTGGGAAACGGTCCACCAACTACAAAGTTGTTACAAATAAAAAGGCCCAAGTGTGATACGCACGTCAAAGCACTATtatgtaacatttggacgataATTATGTTTCTTATCGTTCCTTAACTGTCCATGCACTTAAGGATCCTACCAAGGCTACGGCCCTGGTCGAAgtatctttattttatatgtttgcAGGCACGTATgcaggaatttgtcaagggaggggcgaacctgtaggcaaactaacagagccgtatatatggCTCTGCAAACTAGCGTaccgccaccataagttggcgcgaatcgtacaagaaaagtttggccgaaaatgcctcccagatcgctggaaatggcacttcccaggccttgtaagttgcatttaagctttttctattttgaaattactagcgatatcataaaaaacatacaaaaaaaagatgctcaaggggggggggcggtcgccccttcgcctccccccttggctacgcgcctgtatgtttgtatgtttcaGAAcgtgttttatgttttatgaaCGTGCCCAGATACTCCAATAGTGTTGCTTAAGTGCACTTATGATATCATATGCATGTTGTAAACATCTGTATAAGTGACAAGATGATTATATTCTTGTGCAAAGTTTAAGTATGTTTCCGTTTTGGGTTTAAGTTTCCATTTTTTAATCATGATATATTTATGCCCTAAGTCATGACACCCGGatgttaaataaataagttcttaattTAAATCTAATCATTTGCATATTCGATAATTCGACTTTTGATAAATGATATTTATGACTGACATATATCAATTCAGGGaccaaacagaagcaaactTGAAGATTTCTAGATGTGAGTCCGCCCCTTAGGTACTCCGCCGGGGCTTCACCCCTGAATGCGGCGCCGGGCCCCACCCGATAAAGGCTTTGCGCCAAGGCGCTCACGGACTACTTAAGTATATATCTATGTTCagataatccccccccccctcccgcggGTTGAAAAGATTGAAAAGTAGGGGCCACGGCCCCTACTTTTCAattcggattgacgcccctgatTATAATTGGGGGATGGAAATCTTTGATGGAACACCGGCCATGCTATAGCTGATCCACTTTCCGCAGGGGTAAGGCATTTATCTGGTAAAATCACTTTACATTCAAACAACCATATATATTGAGATTTTTGAGGTTGTCATCTAAACGttgtgtaaaatatattttcgcTCCCATGATTAGTGTGTCACATTGTCAGCCACCATTATGCCATCTCTTCAGTATACGTCATACTGTTATAATGTAATGGAAATCATAGCTGTCGCctttgttttcttcatctgAACAAGAAGTTGtaattccataacaactcctaGCTgatctgaatatatatatatatatatatatatatatatatatatatgtttacaattaAAAATTACCTTCCCCACCCCTATACAATATCCGTGACATCGATCCCAAAGCTTACCCCATCCCACCAATGCAGGCTTTCCACATTCGTAATTCTAGCAGCTTGGGACTGCATGCCTGGTCTTAGCCTGCCACCCTCCCTGCCATGCACATGCcacaacatacatacatgtataaaacATATTGTTACCTTATAGTACATATTACATGTTACCTTGCCTATGATCGACGTGCAGACTGCAATATTATAACGTAACAAGGCTGTCAATCTGTCGTTTACAGTAGGTACAAAAAACTAAAAATTCAATCAATGGACAAACACTGAAACAGTAGTAAGCTGCAAAACGGTTTCATCTCCACAACTTAACCATTAGTATTGCAAGGTAATGATGACTACAActatatttttaaaacaaattgaacatttaTTCTGTTTGGCCTCACATTGGGGTAGATCAAAACAATTTTAAGATGTAATTTTCCAGGTATTTAAGTttaacaaagtagcctaggcttAACGTTAGGCCAAGGTTGGGCTTAATCCTATTCGAAGTAAAATGTAAACTGGTCCAAAGTCTAACATTAGGACTTAAGTTAGCGTACTAGGGCTACAGTATTGCGTTAAAGCTTGCAATGCATGCGTATAAATATGTAGTAAGTAATCAAACAACGGCAGCGTATTTTTTTGGCCTAACATTTGGCTCATTCAAAAGAAACATTCAAACAGAAACAACCCTTTGCTAGTGCGTAGGCCTATATAGCCTAAGCATAACCTTAATGTTAACTGTTACTTTTAATGTTAGACAATAGTGCTTAGCCTAACCATTATTTTAAGGCTAGTACTTAGTAGTGAGGTATCCCTACCCAAAAAGATCGTTTAGGACATCCAGATCCAATGCATAATGAGGCTTTAATGTAAGGCTGTAAATAGCATAAATCCAGTAATGACTAATGTAAAGAGGTTGTCATATACCTGAAAAGGCCTAAAGTTGGGGCCTATGCCTAACAAATACTAACACTAACAGGCCCCTGGGTAgtattactactactaggctGCTTAGTAAGGATAACCATATGTGTAGgaggctggggggctgcagcccccccaaccaaaaatgtttgtgaaaattcaggcaatatgctgagaatttttcgagcacctactgaaaaaaaaatttgcaatgtgtttttcaatggttaaactgatattattatgatcaatgttattgtaacgacttccccaataattataagcaatatggaagggtaataacacggcaattgattgtatgttattggcatgcgatgtaattaccgatgcatgcctatgcGCATGAAAATTTTTGGATATacttttcgggcaagtcgttacagccccccgccaaatcaaactgggctcctacgcctatgaggaTAACCCTACTCCCAGGGTAAGCATACATCCTGATTAATCAGGATTAGCGATCATTAGCCCTTTTTGGCAAGGTTTATGTACTGTCCCGTTTTGTGTGTTCTTAGTGATCTTCAAATATAGCCCTACAGTGTCActgtttttatatatgaaaaCCAAAGTACACATGTATTGTGCATCACTCTACTTGATCATTATGGAAATATAATCGTTCCCAACACAGAAACATTATTGATGGCTGTATATTAGCTACACAAGTTGACGAGGAAAGCAATGTAACATTGACTTTATAGAACTTTGCAACAAAAGCTAAACTTAAATATTAATGTAACTAATTTCTCAATACTACTTTAGGTACTGTAAACTTGTAGCTATGCTAGTAATTTATATGTTTCCCACTGtaaaaaccaaaacttttcttcAGAGGGAAAATGGTACCTTAGACCCTTCCCCAGGAGACATTGTCCCACTTCTCAACCAAGAAAAGAttgtaaacttcaaaagtcaaaTCAATTGATGTGAGATTTCAGTAATGCtgttaaaaaagaaaaggtGCTAATCTTGagatgtcatatttttttgCAAGTTTAAGCTTAAAGCTATTGCcataaatgtttgaatttgtgttCCAACATATTAAAAATGCCAAGAGgctttctttttcaatttaacCGAACATGTAGTATTTTAAGTTCTCTTGcatgtactgtaggcctatatatgtacaAACTTAGGCAAAGCTATAGATATGATGCAGATTTGTTGCCCTTGCATGATGGGAGAGCCTTTTTGGTGTGTAAATAATGAACAGTttattaaataatgaaaattttcaGCAGAAACCCAAACCATAATAGCATGCAGGTGTATGTAACTTCACTCCCATGGCCTAAGGTGCCCAAATGAACATTTTGGCTGTCACTTAGGCTACTAAGCATTGACTTAAACTTTTCACTTTTCATAGTTGTTCAGTTGAAGCTGAAATGGAAAAATGAGAAAATCACCTTAAAGTGCGTATTTAGATTTTTTTAAGACATTTTGATGGACTTTTTTGATTATATATTACCATAActgggaggaggagagggggtcTTGATGGGGGCAGTATATGCCTCCTTGTGAGTTCACCTTCTTTTGAACTAATCTATTATAGCTTGGTAGGATCTACTATTggattgatatgaaaatttgtCTGATGCTTTACAAGATCAATGGTAAAGTAaaacatagatatataaatgCCTTACTTTATGAACTTGTTTCTTGCGGCAGGTTCTACCTGTCAGCAACAGGAGTCTGTGCATGAATTTAGTGAAGGGTCGTGGGAATAGAAGGaaatgggaggggtggggtaggggacTTGGTTGGTTGCACATGGTAAGGTACAGTATCGTTCTTTGAGAAGTGTATGGGATCTGGGGTGGTATTGCCCTTCTCATCAATAGAAAGTTACACTGTTCATTGCTGAATGTATAAATGCATATAAATATCATATGATTCGTAGCAGCTTATTGTGCATTGGGTTAGGAAATTTGTCACACCTAACAAGATTTACTCAATATAAGATGAATGATTAATTAACTCCATTTGATTCTCCTCATTTCAAGTGAACTATTTCATTCTGTACTGTGTTGAGATGGCTTGAACAGTTCTCAGATTTAATTGAGTTTGCTTTTGTTAAATACAGTCATTTCTATGCACAGTGCTAGTGGTGGTTAAACTGGAGAATGAATATATCCTACAAGTTGTGTTATTttgtagggatgcaccggatatccggtccggccggactatccggccggatagtgaggaattatccggttccggccggatatttttcaaaatcgggccggatctttttcaaaatctggcctgaattattccttaaaaaggtgttggtattaacttaaatcaatgtaaactatttccaaaaattaataaaaacattcaaagtaaggaaaaaattaggtttaacatgttcaatttaattttctcaatggtctgacccactgttgcTAAAGATCAATCAAagtaatacaactactgtaataatatgaagctatatacaataaatacagtttgcagtgaaatcatttcttgcagccttcatcagtttaatattgtgcagttaaaatagaccattcatatacttatcagtcaaaataccGTTCCATcgaatctttactttcccattattgttggcattcatgttttctctgaatatttatgtgtgaaacaacctcttatatggttaaatacgtctgaatttttttaaattccacaaaaaccaccttctttataatatgtgtatacctcacctaagatttgctccttgtttcatacttctacttcttattaatgattttcttttgtgtaatgaaaaaatccggttccggccggatcctatccagccggatttcatgtactatccggcaaaatccggttccggccggatccaaaaatttggatccggtgcatccctattattttgtacatgtatatggtCAGTGGAACAATATTCCCATGCTATGCATAGGAAAGACCGAACCCTACATACTGTAGCAGTTTGTGCTGAAAGTTTGTGTTGGAAGTAACATTGAAAGCCTGTGATATTTCCTAAatgtactaaaaaaaaatttatagcTGTTTGGGAAGTTGTCCATCACTGGTATCTGTATCACAAAGACCGAAGATGGCGGTCGGGTATGGGTCTCCTGTGCAAGTCATGTAATATTGTGCCCTTCATTATGTGggtatgtagtatatatagtgtGAGATTGATCTCTGTATGATAATCTGTAACATTACTCACTAtaaagaaatagaaagaaagaagagaaaatccTCAAACTGTGTACAGTTAATGAAATCACTTCCCCATGTATTAAACACAGTTtgcttatatattatttattaatttcatgtACAAATTCTAATGAACTTTGACTGCCATTGGTGTTTGTCAAGTtcttcaaaaaagaaagaaaaatatctcTCATTTCCTCCTACAATGCTGTTAGTAAGAAAACTGTGACATAGCAACCCATTGATCCAGTGATTTTATGTAAAGGATAGCTGAACACACACAGCAAAGTGACAAAATTCACTAATGAATCATTTGTAGACCATTAGGGTCTTAAATTAAAGCATGTTTTATTGCATTATACGGCACTAGTCCACATTACCATCTCATCTCGAGGCAGTTTGTCCTGGCAAAGCCCTCTTATGCTGTGTTAATCATGAGTAAATTTTCCTCCTGGTTCCATttgacatcatcatcaccatggtaaccaccGTCAGATGTTTTCTAAAACTTCATCTCATGGCTTCCATAATTGCAGCGTGTCTATATGAACAGTACATGCAGACACAGTTTCTATTTCTGAATAACGAAGCTCTGTCTTAATTGAAGCTGTTTCTCCTTGATATCAGTCTCAGATCTCACCTAATGAAATCCTCCTTTGTAAGAGTGGGTAGATGAAAACACATAATTTATCAGACAGACAGTCATACAGAGCTCTACAGTCCTATGATGGAATGCTTCTTGTCCATCCACTTGCAATTCCTGTACTAAGGTGTAGTTTTACATCTGATGCCTTCGATGACGACACTAATACTCGTCATGCAGGGATTCATGGCCTCAAGAATATGCAGTACTCGCTCAGTGCCTTTATCCGCTGTAGTCGAAGAAGTACAGTGCTAAAAGTCTGAAGATATTTATCATACCCACCGTGTCTGAGTGTTCGACATTGTCTTGACAGCTACCACGAATATTGAATACATCtgacattgaaatattttctaaCTTCTTTACCTCACAACAAATCTTCAAGACTCTAAAAATGTATCTTTGAATACTATCAGATGACTTTCTTAAATGGAGTTACAGTACCTTATCCTGTGATGCGGGAAGTTTCCACATGGCTTTTGAAGATTCTGTCCTGATTGAAGATCTGCGACTCTCTTCACATTTATCTGGTCGGCCTTCCTGATGGATTATCATCAGTGAACTTTTGTAGCCACGAATGATACAAAACTTGAAGTGATTGGGTTTTATTTGCATAAACACCAGATTTGCCGTTTTGAGCTCTGACCGAGGAAGCCGAAATCCAGAGGGAATGCCAATCTGTCCGTTTTTGGACGATCACCCCGACTTATTTCTTCTCTTACTTTTTCTTCTGCTGCTTGTCTACTGCCTGTTCTATGCCTTAGCTAAAATCCTTCTTCGAATCTTTGCCCAATCAGCAGGTAGagttaatttgttgttttagtttgaaatgctttttagtttttacttttgtatgtGTCTGCTGTAATTTCTAATCTGTTTTTATGACTTTTATTTGTGCAAAATTGTTGATGGGTTGCTTACTTTGGTTGATGTTTTATGTTGTCAATTTACTGTATGATTTGAAACCTTCTACCCCTTTTTtacttctttgttatatttattacttgtttagtagtaattattattatttgggggggggggagggaatcatCTCCTTGTTGCATGTTGTGTAGACTGCAGTACCTTCTTCTTGTATGCTCAATACATATATTCCTTATGTTGTGTTGCATCATTCAACTGTAGTTCTAGCTTTGTTGACTAAAGCACTGTCCACCGAGACTCTAGCCATTGACAGGTCCAGCCATCTGTAGGATGACTACTGTAGATCTTGTCAAGTCTCATTTGTAGATCcacgttgggggggggggtgggggagatagGTGTGTATAACGGTTTTAACCATTTTCAACAACAATGTgtaataatgtacagtattaaaTATCAACACAGGTCAATTGAAAAGACTTGCTTACTAAACAACCTTGTTTTCTATGAAGAACAGTGTAGTTTGTCCTAAATTCCATCAGctatttaaaatttgaaagtttattaCATAGTCTACTAGCCTTCATATGGCAGCATTTGGTATATTATGGTGCTCTTGGGAGTCTTGGGAAAATTACGTGATTTTAATCATTGCAAGATTGGAGTGGTAAACTTACTGATACAATTCCTCCATGAATGCTAAGTGCACTTGataatagtaatgataataacTAATCTTATATAGCCCAGACTCCAAAAAAGTTGTTCAATGCACCTTACAGGTGCTGAAGGTGCAAAAACTAATAGTCAAGAGAATACACAAATTGGCTGTAAGATACATACATGTACCTCCTCCTTTTCGCTTTCCccatctctcccctccccccatacCCCCAGAAAGAAGTgtaaataataagaaaaaataacaaactgTTACAGGTGCTGAAGGTGCAAAAACTAATAGTCAGAACTTGAATACACAAATTGTCTGTAAGATATCCTCttccctccccaaccccagaAAATAGTGTAAATAAGAAACTGAATTGTGACGTAGGCAAATAAAGTGTTGTCAAGCGAAAAAACTGTTAACTACAGTTGGTGCTTGAAAGCAATTTTTAGAAGATATTCTGTATATGGGAAAGATGCTAAAGTTCCCAAATCTGCTCATATATCACCAGATTCTGAACTTTTCAGAACTAGATCACCGGGCTTGAATGGAAATCACCAAATTTAGCGCAAAATTTATCCAGAGTAGCAACCAAGACAGACCTATTTTGTCATCGGCAAAATGTGTATGACTTTTGTTCTTCCAAGGAAGTGTCTTGGACTCTTGGTATACCTTACTTACTTATACTTTGAAACAGATTATTCAAATAATCGCAgctattgttttctttatgcATCCAAATGGAATTTTTGGTGGGCGACATCATATTTTCTCCCACATTTTAAGCCGTTGGGAGAGGATACACATCCCTTCCCCATCCTCCACTCCCAGGAATTTGCCCCCGGTTTTGACATTCCTGTTAATGGTGGAGTTTTTTTCTCCCAAATTGAAGTTCAATaatacaatttctttttttcaaactaaGTCACTATCACTGGTCAGTAATTATCACTAGTCAGTAATGATCACTAGTCAGTAACGATTCTTGCTATACTCAACTTTTACTTGCATGTTGTCTAATAAAAAGAGTGATATGGAATATCCCCCTGATTATTCTTTCTAGAACTGTCCCGTTGTATTTGCCACACAGTATTTTGTGTCAAGTAAAAAGACAGTATTTGTAGCTCCTTTGGTCCAAATATGTGAATTTCAGATGCATTCCATCTGTTAAAATAGCCTGCCTCATAAAACGACCACAACAGCATCAGCATATTGAGAGACTTTAAACTACAGAAATTGCCCATCCCTAATACGTAAAATGTAGATTTACATGTGGGTAGCCCATTGCAGATGTTAGATaaatgggcgtcaacaggtgggggacgggggggacatgtccccccccactttcaaaagtggaggggatatcatatcatttgtcccccccacttttcagagcagttattaaaaaaatcacatgcatatgcgcgattttctatcacaattgctgagctgattcaagtagaatctaacttaagaatcattatcaataaattgcactggaaattagaacagtgcttggccctttatcccccttcctccgatattcaccctccccgcttcgtccgagacctctgataaaagtttgtgcgatgtttgaacgatgttttagagtgttttgtggaagcaccccttctcgccagaaatggaattccccttgccctacactgtgaatcagagaaaacgacgcatttcaacttgaaaacaagtcgaagaccccaccaggaaggtaatatcatatattttaggccctacagacagtattctgcctgtatgcagggtattatatgataccaaactaccgaaaatatttcgtttgagatggacgctgtgtaattcgtttcccttggtgtcagaacggcatctttctaccagtactttctgtcggaatttagttttgtgagacaaaatttctcctcacagatctggttctgatgtaactaaaaacgacccaggaaggccgtctcctgcgatctagggggtcttatgtacccaaaattttctggtacgctacgcgccaaccaatggtggcgctccgcttagatagtatagtgtcccccccactttctgaaacctgctgacgcccatggtTAGATATATCCAACATGTATCCATTGTTCACCTTGTCCCACTCCCCCCTGCCTATgcaaaaaaatatgtcaaatataaAGTACTGCCAGGTGGGCTCATCCCAGGTCACGAATCCGGCAATAAATCAGTTTCTGACACTTTGATCTCAAATTTTCCTCAAAACTTTAATGAATGATCTCATtcacaatacaaaatatgaagacTGTTTTTTAGTTTTCAACTATCCCCTGTGACCACAGAGCTACTACATAGAAAGCCCACATCAATGTGTAGGGTATTTAGCACAGCTGTCCTGTGGTGTTCTTttttaatatcataaatttaTATCTATCAAagatgtatttatattataacatttataatataaGTTTTGTACAGAGGATCCATAGTAATTTAACTGTTAATAACTTCAGcgtcttcaaaactgctatgttCAGAAGTAGATTTGAACACTGCATTATTCCCCTGCAGTGCAGGATTATTCAGGAATCTAACAGTTAGTCACCACAGACTACTGTTGAGAATATCAGCATTAGACACCTGTAATCTACTTTATTTCTACCCGCTCATCTCTACAGATATATGTCAGACTAGACTAGCCCTTAGGAGCATAAATTA is part of the Apostichopus japonicus isolate 1M-3 chromosome 22, ASM3797524v1, whole genome shotgun sequence genome and encodes:
- the LOC139964218 gene encoding uncharacterized protein, translated to MEKPLERNPIQTFVFLDIESTAVLAMDKPKMTEICLTAVHRKELLDVSRIRTTVGIRLTPKLPRVTDSLSICLNPGKPVHSVAYELSGLDNTNLNGSCKRQFGELDATLLKLFLTRQARPICLIAHNGMEFDFPLLKAELKGINYNFPILDIKCGDTLQAFRDLDDGLDVKRELPKKWHVPFSQAYKLANSPIDMAGSEKKRLRTSVARCLFSKSLLPGSTQGASECIGHDRAQHIIVREDHDRKLDVPDQHQSGLRVKRTCGGSQGFDLADSYKRPRRVDYIPTKDDPLRLATPSPPRRNGGRYSYKLVDVYQHMFGQLPDKAHHAVSDVNTLLAIFVARADSLIKYFENNSVNFGVIPIFYGKGA